In the genome of Fusarium poae strain DAOMC 252244 chromosome 1, whole genome shotgun sequence, the window TGCATTCTTGTGATTTGACTGGCCAGGGGCCGATTGTGCATGTTGACTCGTCGCTTTGTGCGAGATTGTGCCTGGTTGTGCACCCATAAGCAGCTtctgaagcttcttcttggttATCCATGGCTGTTGTGACTGGTGGTTTGATGCGGGCGCTAACGGGGTGGCGAGGCAAGAGAGTCTTTTTGGAAATTAAACGGTTCTTTTATTTCCTGTCTTCGGTCGGCTTGGGGAAAGGTTTGCGAAAGAGGCTTGAATATCCGCACATTGGTATCTGCGCTTGTCGTTGATGACTGCTTATAGAGATACGGTCAATGGCTGGCCCAAGCAACACAACGCAATCAATCTTCCATCTGTCGTTGTGCACCTGGCAAGGCTTCCATGACGATTTGGAGCCTTGACCGGTCCTTGTTGCAAACTCTCCATGGATCCGTGAATAGGATGCGCTGAGAAAGCTGTTCCAAGGTCCACCTTAATCTCTCTTGGAGGAGTCCTTGGAAGGGGTCGAAAAAGACCAGGGTTCAAGAGCCAATCCGATGGTTTGACCTGGTGTCACTCCATTTCGCTCCGCCGTGTCTCCCCTGATTGGGATATCGTTTAACAACTAGTTTGACCAAAGCACAGGCGCATTGTCTGGGATGGACGGGATCCATGAACGGCCTTTATCCCCTGTCTCTGCTGCGTTGGCGGCCCTCCCGACGATTATGGCTCTGTGAAAAATAAGAGAAACTCGCTGTGGCAGGGCATTTCGGCCAGTGAAGCAGGGGAATACATGGCGTTCTCAGCTACTGAGGCCGTCTCTTGTATCGTGTTGTCCAGGTTATCTTTGGTGGAGAGGTTCGCTTCCCTATTTACCTGCACCTGCCTCTCCTAAGCTACTCCTGTGCCTCTCCCGTAGTGCTCCACTCACGTCAAGctccaccacctcctcttcctctttaCCTACTCTCCTTCTCTCACTCATTCGTcgtttctttctttcgttCTCCAACTGTTCTTCGGTTGACGACGACAGCATCATTCTGTATTTTTTGCCAAAGCTGTGCGCCAGCGGGCTTCCACTCTTTTATAACTGCTTAATTCTAGAGCCAACAAGCTCAAGTCATTCGTTCTGTTTGGTCTATTGTTTAGTGACCGCGACCTTCTTtcacaacatcacaatcgCTAAATAGCTTCTGCTCGCTAGCTTTTGGCATTTCAGTCTCGTCCTTTCCGATCATACTGTGCTCAGTACCCGTTTCTACGCTTCTTGCAATCCTTGAACGAACCGATTTCAGCTTCTCATTCATTCGACTGCCGTATCGACAACATTCACACTGATACTATCACCTACATCTCAACTGTATAATTCCGACAGTTGTGTTTTCGGACGTTAATTTTCGACAACtcttaatattcttatatgcCACCTGACGAATTTTCTTTGGAGGAACCAAAACAACTTTGACGATCGACATCTTGTTATAGAGTCTATGCGCTAGCAACGACgaaaacatcaacaacaccatgGGGCTTACTCACTATCGAGGCCAGCGCGCCGATACTGGCCAGCATGCTTCGTCGATTTCACAAAAGACAGCCTCTTCGTCATCAACCATCTTTCGCCGACTAGTCGCCAGAGAAAGCTGCAAGGATGACAACACCTGTGCAGCAGCAAGTGCAAGCAGCTTGGTTGTCCCTATCGTAGTCGCCATCATGTATGCTCAAACCGCGCATTTGATTGAAATCAGTCGTCGACTGGATCGTGTTTGCTAATATTTGTTTGTTTAGTGTGCCCATTGTTCTTATCATCGGCTTCCTGTACTACCTTCATCGTAGAAACATGAAGAAGCAGTTGATGGAGGATGCCCACGACCCCCACAAGAGCCTGGACTTCGGACTGGACGATGGCGGCGCAAAGAAGTCTGCCCGTCGAAGTATCTTTATGGGAGGGGGTGAGAAGACCCTCGCCCATAAACCCAGTCAGCTGTCAATGGATATGAACCTCTCATCGCCTTACTTGTTGCCTCCAGGCCTCCAGGAATCGCGCGAGTCACTCAACTCTCTGGCTAAGTCGTTGGGAAATGATAATCAGGACCCTTACCAGTACGTTGCAGCCATTACGCAAAGCGAGACCGGCTCATTGCGGTCCTTCAAACCCAAGGATTCCCTCGCGCACAATACTAAATTTAACAGTCCCCGTAACTCGGGTAAACCTGGAAGTCTCAAGATGCCTCCCTCGCGCATGAACTCCTTGCCCGAGACACCAGTCTCCGCAACTGAATCTAGAGTCGATCCTTTCGGCACTCCCAAGATGCCTGCGCCAGCTCACCAAGCCAAGTCTCCTTTTGATTCTGACAAGGATGGTTTCCATCCTGCTCCTATCGTGCCTGAGATCGGAGTCGTTTCCAATTTCGATGAGAAGCATGCTGTTCCGTCTGTCCAACAACCTCCTGTTGCGCGATCCAAGACTCCTGATTTCGAGTTGCCCAACTTCTCACAGGAACCTGCCACCGACTTTCCTCTGCCTCCTGCTCGTGAGCATGAGGCAACTGGTCTGGGTTTGAACTTCTCTCTTCCTCAGCCCAAGTCTCCTACCGTGTCTTCTCCCGATGCTCCAAAATCCGCCCCTCTTGCTCAGAACCGACAGAGTGAAGGTTCCAACTATGCTGCCGCTGACATTTCAAGTTACTATGAGGACCATGATGACGACGCCCGTGGTCGTTCCATGCAGCGAGGATCATTTGTCGAAGCCGCGCCTCAACAGAATGGTCTCGGAGTTCCTCAGCAAGACAACAAGCGCCTTTCAGTTGGATTCCGACCTCTTCCCCCGGATGATATTAACGAGTCTGAGGATCCTGAGTACCGTGCCAACCGTATCCGTTCTTTCTACAAGGAGTACTTTGGAGAGAGCGAGGAGGCGCCTCCACCAATGCCTCCCATGCCTGCTATGGCACAAGGTGGTGCTCCTGCTCCTcgtgccgccgccgccgctcaGTACTATGAGGATTATGATCAAGGTTATATGGGTGGTGACCAAGCCTACTTTGACCCCGAGACAAACACATTTGTCATGCCTTATGCCCAGCCCGTCACTCGCCGTGCCATGACACCTCCTCCGGCTGGCCGCCGTCCTGGCCCCGGTCGCCCAGGCCCCCGCCCTCGTGGTCCTAATGGCTCTATCGGTGGCATGAGCTTCCACAGTGGTCCTGGAGGACGATCCCGCGCTGGCTCTGCTCTTGGCCCTCGACCTGACTCTTCAGCCTCAGCCAGGATGCGACAGCCTCCCATGAAGAGGATGCCCCCTCCTGCGCCTCTGGCCACCTTGCCCACTCCTTCAAAGCTTCGAGACGATAACTCTTTCCTCATCAACGCTGCCGACTTTGCCCCTCCCAGCACCATTCGTGATACAGCAGCCGGCCGTTCTCAAAGTCCCTTCGGCGAGAGACGACCTTACTCCCCATCTGTCCCTGCTGCTCAAACTTTGGCCTCGCCCTTTGAGGAGCTCGCCGCCCTTCCTAGCCCGTAAGTTCTCCCTACCAATTGACACTATGGCTCTTGCTAACCATTCACAGTCATCTTCTCCGCAAGTCCGGTACATTCACTGGTCTCGACTTTGCGCCCCCCAAGAAGTTCAAGGATTCCGACAACATGAGTGATGCTGGAAGTATCAGGAGTAACCGTAGTGGCATGTCTCAAGCTCAGCTTGGAGCCATCCGCAACGGAGCCGGACGTGTCAGCCGACTGCCTGGTGACCAAGTGTTCACTGCTGATGCACTACAAGACACGCTGAAGCCATCTTGGGGCATTCGACCTTGATAAATCAAAAAGCAGCGCAAACATTGTTGTGAATAATCCGAGATTTCGGTCATCACAGACGTGTGAAAAATTCTCTTAGCGTTGTCCTTTTGGCATTCATTACACAGCGTGCGCGGGTGTTGTCCACTTTGCACATTTTTCTCTTCTCAGGCGCATTTTAGGGTTATGATGTCTTGCGATATTATTCTTCATACTGGGAACCTGCTGGCTTGCATATTATAGACGGTCTTGGAAAACCACACGACAAACTAGATGACGACTGTCGGCTTGGATGACGTCCAGCCGTTGTACATAGGTCAATTGGATCTGCCGTTGATCACTTCAACTTTGGCATCTTGTTTCTATACTCTTTTTTCGTTTCATAACGTTACCTTGCGATTTCTCCACTGTAACTACGACACATAACCTTGAATTTCCGGGCTGTGAAGATGCAGTCACGACATTTCTCGTATCCTTTTCACTATCGCAATACCTAACCGATGCCGCATTCATTGTTCATTTAATGACATTGGATGCTGGGCCATGCACAAGTAAGGCACGTAACGATTGGCAGGTTTAGTAAATCATTTGGGCATCGTGGATTATGGCGATCACTATCTAGTCTCCGTCGAATCAAGGCCGTGTTCCTGGAGCAATACGACGACACGCGATCAGATTCTATTTTTGGGCTCTGTTGTGCTTTAGCTGTGGAGGTCAACGCCTCAGTGGAGCTGACAACAAATCTTCCTGGCATCAAGGAACAGGAAGGAAAATTTCGATAGTGTTTGCATTCTATCTCTTTAGTCTGACTCGATAATGGCAAATGATGAGTGTAAATTCTTGGACTATTCTGCGTGATACGACCCTGGGCTATACTCCGTGGTATGATTTATAGGATACATGCTATTAGATGTATGTATATTTAGGCCCCGATAAGTATCAGGTTGTGATCTCAGCAACATAATCTGGGGTGGCTGTCATAGGTCTGGTTTGTACAGAGTATAGACAAAGCCCATAATGACGATGAACAAAGGCCATTTCAATCCTTTGATGAGGCTGCCAAGCGACATGCTTCGGCTGTCGAGTTGCCAATAGTCTAGGCCACCAAAGTATAGGGATCCTCGCAGTGGTGGATCGTGTCATTTAACGTTCAGGTCAGCTTGTGTacatagtaggtaggtaggcctCTTTGAACATTCAATTTGAAAGGGCGACCATGTCTCAGCTCTGACATTCCAATTTATAGACAAGCTTTTCGATACGGAGTGCAATTTAATCGTGGATGAGTGGTTATCACCCACTTGACCGTGGAGCGTCAGGTCTTACATACATAAAAGCTAGGGTCGCATTGCATCGACATTTCTGGTCATGGCGCCGAGATTACATATATGCTCTGAATTAAGATTGATGGCACGTGAGGTTGGAAGATATCAGGTTTTCGGTATCAGGCTCGAATCTAATAGAGGATTTTGACAAAGAACGATGTCATGTTTCTGTTGTTCCTTTTGCGTGCGGAATAATGACATTCCATTGCAGCAACAATTAAATTAAAGGGTTTCTGACACGCCATACAtgtgattgaatgccagcCACCTCGGCGATAAATTTGATTAGATGTGTTAATATCCCGCAGTCTCCCTCGTGCTTTTGCGAGAATTA includes:
- a CDS encoding hypothetical protein (TransMembrane:1 (o55-77i)~BUSCO:14811at5125), with the translated sequence MGLTHYRGQRADTGQHASSISQKTASSSSTIFRRLVARESCKDDNTCAAASASSLVVPIVVAIIVPIVLIIGFLYYLHRRNMKKQLMEDAHDPHKSLDFGLDDGGAKKSARRSIFMGGGEKTLAHKPSQLSMDMNLSSPYLLPPGLQESRESLNSLAKSLGNDNQDPYQYVAAITQSETGSLRSFKPKDSLAHNTKFNSPRNSGKPGSLKMPPSRMNSLPETPVSATESRVDPFGTPKMPAPAHQAKSPFDSDKDGFHPAPIVPEIGVVSNFDEKHAVPSVQQPPVARSKTPDFELPNFSQEPATDFPLPPAREHEATGLGLNFSLPQPKSPTVSSPDAPKSAPLAQNRQSEGSNYAAADISSYYEDHDDDARGRSMQRGSFVEAAPQQNGLGVPQQDNKRLSVGFRPLPPDDINESEDPEYRANRIRSFYKEYFGESEEAPPPMPPMPAMAQGGAPAPRAAAAAQYYEDYDQGYMGGDQAYFDPETNTFVMPYAQPVTRRAMTPPPAGRRPGPGRPGPRPRGPNGSIGGMSFHSGPGGRSRAGSALGPRPDSSASARMRQPPMKRMPPPAPLATLPTPSKLRDDNSFLINAADFAPPSTIRDTAAGRSQSPFGERRPYSPSVPAAQTLASPFEELAALPSPHLLRKSGTFTGLDFAPPKKFKDSDNMSDAGSIRSNRSGMSQAQLGAIRNGAGRVSRLPGDQVFTADALQDTLKPSWGIRP